One window of the Colletotrichum destructivum chromosome 4, complete sequence genome contains the following:
- a CDS encoding Putative zn(2)Cys(6) fungal-type DNA-binding domain-containing protein, whose amino-acid sequence MGRSRGGCSNCKRRKRKCDETRPDCWACQRRGIQCEGYSTALKWTNGIASRGRFAGAATPAAGSSGADPPKSSADLSIVEHSQPCNSSSSTSSSNKSVMLYGFVSNPDRPRSQPDASSLATSPAGGTSDPSKQLFQRSSGLLSNVSFTNLSMAKVLSTGIHRLYTTESQNWVRAHFVAMAQKSQAFTTVCEALQAYLEDGFSVPSMERVDHALQTFRSELETRQNSFDASTVSAGLLLCSLCLLQARPWTRYLQLMAGLYHLETGIESLLPAADHDFTIRHSIEVLSIMDMKPMVLGRMTKSMGVWRCLRNVQDGWKGGRVGGVEVVSGLPRSLLDILADIGDDDASDVEARLWAWPGEVGVHAQCILWDCWRYTAVLDVRRLERNKRKTNTAMDTVQREVDLAVAAPFPSRDVVLCRLAASVYALNRALKLPENDKLLVLNGLMYPLVIGSLEVPLLATHSDWKKIFADVRESFLNKDSFHLMKVVDEVLNEAWREGTDTFDIEAAARMRGVEIAVF is encoded by the exons ATGGGTCGTTCCCGGGGCGGATGTTCCAACTGCAAGCGACGGAAACGCAAATGTGACGAAACGCGTCCAGACTGCTGGGCTTGCCAGAGAAGAGGCATTCAGTGCGAAGGCTACAGCACCGCACTCAAATGGACCAACGGAATAGCCTCGAGGGGCAGGTTCGCCGGAGCAGCAACCCCTGCTGCCGGGAGTTCAGGCGCAGACCCGCCAAAATCCTCTGCCGATCTGTCGATCGTCGAACACTCACAACCCTGCAACAGCTCGTCCTCCACGTCTTCTAGTAACAAAAGTGTTATGCTATACGGCTTCGTCTCAAACCCCGACAGGCCGAGATCACAACCAGATGCATCTTCCTTAGCAACCTCACCTGCTGGTGGCACCAGTGATCCGAGCAAGCAGCTATTCCAAAGGT CGTCAGGGTTATTGTCGAACGTGTCATTCACTAATCTATCCATGGCAAAAGTTCTCTCCACTGGAATCCATCGCTTGtataccaccgagagccaAAATTGGGTGAGAGCCCATTTTGTGGCCATGGCGCAGAAGAGCCAAGCCTTCACTACCGTCTGCGAAGCTCTCCAAGCATATTTAGAGGACGGGTTCTCAGTACCATCGATGGAGCGCGTCGACCACGCACTCCAGACATTCCGATCAGAGTTAGAAACCCGACAAAATTCTTTCGATGCATCTACCGTATCGGCTGGTCTACTTCTGTGTAGCCTTTGT CTACTCCAAGCCCGACCTTGGACAAGGTATCTTCAGCTCATGGCTGGTCTTTACCATTTAGAGACGGGAATCGAAAGTCTATTGCCTGCAGCCGACCATGACTTCACCATCCGGCATTCCATCGAGGTTCTCTCCATTATGGACATGAAGCCCATGGTTCTGGGACGAATGACTAAGAGCATGGGCGTTTGGCGTTGCCTTCGCAATGTGCAAGATGGATGGAAGGGGGGACgagttggcggcgtcgaggtcgtaTCGGGGTTGCCAAGGAGTCTCCTCGACATTCTTGCTGACATTGGGGATGATGACGCAAGTGACGTCGAGGCTCGGCTATGGGCCTGGCCCGGAGAAGTTGGTGTGCATGCACAATGCATTCTTTGGGATTGTTGGAGGTACACAGCAGTCTTGGATGTGAGAAGACTTGAGAGAAACAAACGAAAGACGAACACAGCCATGGACACAGTTCAACGGGAGGTTGATCTTGCCGTTGCAGCACCGTTCCCTTCAAGAGATGTCGTTCTATGCCGCCTAGCGGCATCAGTATACGCGTTAAATCGGGCACTCAAATTGCCCGAAAACGACAAACTTCTGGTTCTGAACGGGCTCATGTACCCGTTGGTGATTGGCAGCCTAGAGGTTCCTCTCCTGGCTACACACTCAGACTGGAAGAAGATCTTTGCCGACGTTCGGGAATCGTTCTTGAACAAGGACTCTTTTCACCTC